One Kribbella sp. NBC_00662 genomic region harbors:
- a CDS encoding DUF4331 domain-containing protein, translated as MSSHREAPEISKDPVADNTDVYAFVSPDKPDTVTIIANFIPFQNPYGGPNFYEFGDDVLYQLHISNSGTGKADISYQFRFHAEIRNQKTFLYNTGPIASIKDPNWNRPQFYSVTRVEHGRSRILARNLAAPPVNVGIRSTPNYAKLARQAIHTIGTNRKVFAGQRADGFFADLGSIFDLGTLRPFQMAHLIPSAAAMGVNGLQGSNVHTIALQVPISDLTRDGRKPKDVLDAKSVIGVYASASRQQSKILDGGIPVWHGPYRQVSRLGNPLFNEVIVPMAEKDKWNSLSPFEDKRFAKYVTQPELAGLLPVLYPGVFPRLAAYKKPRADLAAILLTGIPKGVVPGFQNYTGPVQADMLRLNVAVPPAKSPNPLGLVAGDAAGFPNGRRVFDDVVTVELRAVAGLTIPLVDPAFKPDDAAGAIKDGTSNTNSDYLSWFPYLGTPAGGYSSKPGMPAVS; from the coding sequence ATGTCTTCGCATCGCGAAGCGCCGGAGATCTCGAAGGACCCGGTCGCGGACAACACCGATGTCTACGCGTTCGTGTCGCCGGACAAACCGGACACCGTCACGATCATCGCCAACTTCATCCCGTTCCAGAACCCGTACGGCGGTCCGAACTTCTACGAGTTCGGTGACGACGTGCTGTACCAGCTGCACATCTCCAACAGCGGGACCGGCAAGGCGGACATCAGCTACCAGTTCCGTTTCCACGCCGAGATCCGGAACCAGAAGACGTTCCTGTACAACACCGGTCCGATCGCCTCGATCAAGGACCCGAACTGGAACCGCCCGCAGTTCTACTCGGTCACGCGCGTCGAGCACGGCCGCTCGCGGATCCTGGCCCGCAACCTGGCGGCGCCGCCGGTCAACGTCGGCATCCGCAGTACGCCGAACTACGCCAAGCTCGCGCGCCAGGCGATCCACACGATCGGCACGAACCGCAAGGTGTTCGCGGGTCAGCGCGCGGACGGGTTCTTCGCCGATCTGGGCAGCATCTTCGATCTCGGCACGTTGCGGCCGTTCCAGATGGCGCACCTGATCCCGTCGGCCGCCGCGATGGGCGTGAACGGGCTGCAGGGCTCGAACGTGCACACGATCGCGCTGCAGGTCCCGATCAGCGATCTCACCCGCGACGGCCGGAAGCCCAAGGACGTCCTGGACGCGAAGTCCGTGATCGGTGTCTATGCGAGTGCCAGTCGGCAGCAGTCCAAGATCCTGGACGGCGGCATCCCGGTCTGGCACGGTCCCTACAGGCAGGTGTCGCGGCTGGGCAACCCGCTGTTCAACGAGGTCATCGTGCCGATGGCCGAGAAGGACAAGTGGAACAGCCTGTCACCGTTCGAGGACAAGCGGTTCGCGAAGTACGTCACGCAACCGGAGCTCGCCGGGCTGCTCCCGGTGCTGTACCCCGGGGTGTTCCCGCGGCTCGCGGCGTACAAGAAACCGCGCGCGGACCTGGCCGCGATCCTGTTGACAGGGATCCCGAAGGGCGTGGTGCCCGGCTTCCAGAACTACACCGGCCCGGTGCAGGCCGACATGCTGCGGCTGAACGTCGCCGTACCGCCGGCCAAGTCGCCGAACCCGCTCGGCCTGGTCGCCGGCGACGCGGCCGGGTTCCCCAACGGGCGGCGGGTCTTCGACGATGTCGTCACCGTCGAACTGCGCGCCGTGGCCGGTCTCACGATCCCGCTCGTCGACCCTGCCTTCAAGCCGGACGACGCCGCCGGCGCGATCAAGGACGGTACGTCGAACACGAACTCCGACTACCTCAGCTGGTTCCCCTACCTCGGCACTCCGGCCGGAGGGTACTCCTCCAAGCCCGGCATGCCCGCGGTGTCATGA
- a CDS encoding twin-arginine translocation signal domain-containing protein, with amino-acid sequence MSDATRRGFLVFAGAGTAAAVGAVAVPKIFSDEAGAAGDSGPQLAAEDLTGAESFVVHVKDVKSGRLAIMVGEREVLVTDRELAARLAGVTTA; translated from the coding sequence ATGAGTGACGCAACACGTCGCGGATTTCTGGTTTTCGCGGGGGCGGGTACGGCGGCGGCCGTCGGCGCCGTCGCAGTACCGAAGATCTTCAGCGACGAAGCCGGAGCAGCAGGGGACTCAGGGCCGCAGCTCGCGGCCGAGGACCTGACCGGCGCCGAATCGTTCGTGGTGCATGTCAAGGACGTGAAGAGCGGCCGGCTGGCGATCATGGTCGGCGAGCGCGAGGTCCTGGTCACCGATCGTGAACTGGCCGCACGCCTCGCCGGCGTGACGACGGCCTGA